Proteins encoded by one window of Cylindrospermum stagnale PCC 7417:
- a CDS encoding NHLP family bacteriocin export ABC transporter peptidase/permease/ATPase subunit, translating to MEAVECGAAALGIILAYYRKIVPLAELRQNCGVSRDGSKASNMIKAARNYGMQAKGFKKQLAQLQELRPPYIVFWNFNHFLVVEGFKKDWVYLNDPATGSRRVSTQEFDEAYTGVVLVMEPGTDFQIGGRKPSLIGSLLDRLQGSVAAILYCLLAGFFLVIPGLALPVFSQIFVDNILVENRTDWLRPLVLGMTITVIVQTLLTLIQRRFLRQLNIKLSVEMSGKFLHHILRLPVGFYAQRFAGEISNRVMINTKVAEILSGQLARTVIDVVMVVFYALVMLAYDSVLTILGICSAAINILVLQGISQQRRDIYMRMIQDQGKVAGTEIAALQSMETIKASALESDFFSRWSGYYTKFINGQQSLGITNQILGILPTFLTNLTSLLVLIMGGLRVMDGHLSIGMLVAFQSLMQSFLNPVNSLVIFGSSLQELEGDLNRLDDVLRNPTDPELAAKPLQDGSFFQLKGYVELKNVTFGYSQVDGPLIKDLSFQLKPGQRVALVGGSGSGKSTVAKLLAGLYHPWSGEILFDGIPREQIPRAVLSNSLVMVEQEIFLYAGSVRDNLTLWDETVSNYQLVRAATDAAIHEVILALPGGYEGNLLEGAVNLSGGQRQRLEIARALVNDPAILIMDEATSALDTETEKIIDRNLRLRGCSCIIVAHRLSTIRDCDEIIVLEQGQVVQRGTHQEMLQTGGSYARLLQSEKSSVLL from the coding sequence ATGGAAGCTGTAGAGTGTGGTGCTGCCGCTTTAGGAATTATTTTGGCTTACTATCGAAAAATAGTGCCTCTAGCAGAACTACGGCAAAATTGCGGTGTTTCTCGTGATGGTAGCAAAGCTTCTAATATGATCAAAGCTGCCAGAAACTATGGAATGCAAGCAAAAGGTTTTAAAAAGCAATTGGCACAATTGCAAGAACTACGTCCACCATACATTGTATTTTGGAATTTTAATCATTTCTTAGTAGTAGAAGGATTTAAAAAAGATTGGGTTTATCTCAATGACCCCGCCACAGGTTCACGCAGAGTATCAACTCAGGAATTCGATGAAGCCTACACAGGGGTTGTACTGGTGATGGAACCAGGAACAGATTTCCAAATAGGAGGTCGGAAACCTAGCCTGATCGGCTCACTTTTAGACCGCTTACAGGGTTCTGTGGCAGCTATTTTATATTGCTTATTAGCGGGATTCTTTCTCGTTATTCCTGGTTTAGCTTTACCAGTATTCAGCCAGATTTTTGTTGATAATATTCTGGTAGAAAACCGCACCGACTGGTTGCGCCCGCTGGTTTTGGGTATGACAATAACTGTGATAGTGCAAACATTACTGACATTAATCCAACGGCGCTTTTTGAGACAACTCAATATCAAGTTATCAGTAGAAATGTCTGGTAAATTCCTGCACCATATTCTGCGGTTACCAGTAGGGTTTTATGCCCAAAGGTTTGCCGGAGAAATTAGCAATCGCGTGATGATTAATACTAAAGTTGCAGAAATTCTCTCCGGTCAGTTAGCCAGAACTGTAATTGATGTAGTGATGGTGGTTTTTTATGCCCTGGTAATGTTGGCTTATGATAGCGTTCTCACGATTCTTGGCATCTGCTCGGCAGCAATTAATATTTTGGTATTGCAGGGCATTTCCCAGCAGCGTCGGGATATTTATATGCGAATGATCCAAGATCAAGGTAAAGTTGCGGGGACAGAAATTGCTGCTCTCCAGAGCATGGAAACTATTAAAGCATCAGCATTAGAGTCTGATTTTTTTTCCCGTTGGTCTGGTTACTATACAAAATTTATTAACGGTCAGCAATCCTTAGGTATTACCAATCAAATACTCGGCATTTTACCGACATTTCTCACAAATTTAACTTCCCTTTTAGTTTTAATTATGGGGGGATTACGAGTGATGGATGGACACCTCAGCATCGGCATGTTAGTGGCTTTCCAAAGCTTAATGCAAAGCTTTCTAAATCCAGTCAATTCTTTAGTGATTTTTGGTAGTAGCCTACAAGAACTAGAAGGAGACCTCAATCGTCTTGATGATGTTTTGCGGAATCCCACAGATCCTGAATTAGCAGCCAAACCGCTACAAGATGGATCATTTTTTCAACTCAAGGGATATGTAGAGTTAAAAAATGTCACATTTGGCTATTCTCAGGTAGATGGTCCGTTAATTAAAGACCTGAGTTTTCAACTAAAACCAGGACAGCGGGTAGCCCTTGTAGGTGGTAGTGGTTCTGGTAAATCTACAGTCGCCAAATTATTAGCAGGACTTTACCACCCTTGGTCAGGAGAAATTCTTTTTGATGGTATTCCTAGAGAACAAATTCCTAGAGCGGTATTGTCTAATTCACTGGTGATGGTAGAGCAGGAAATCTTTTTGTATGCTGGTAGCGTCCGAGATAATCTCACCTTATGGGATGAGACAGTGTCGAATTACCAGTTAGTGCGAGCTGCCACTGATGCGGCAATTCATGAAGTTATTCTGGCTTTACCGGGAGGATATGAGGGGAACTTACTTGAGGGTGCTGTCAATTTAAGTGGGGGTCAGCGTCAGCGCCTAGAAATTGCTCGTGCTTTAGTGAATGATCCAGCAATTTTGATTATGGATGAAGCAACTAGCGCTCTAGATACAGAAACAGAAAAAATTATTGACCGTAATTTAAGGTTGCGGGGTTGTTCTTGTATTATTGTGGCGCACCGCTTGAGCACTATCCGCGACTGTGACGAAATCATTGTTCTGGAACAGGGTCAAGTGGTGCAGCGTGGTACTCATCAAGAGATGTTACAGACTGGGGGGTCTTATGCGCGGTTGCTTCAGTCGGAAAAATCGAGTGTGTTGCTGTAG
- a CDS encoding NHLP bacteriocin system secretion protein, whose protein sequence is MAENRDSIFRKESLERLSSPERLDQLMQVVSPKDWIPLATLGGLVVLGLIWSIFGRIPITVIGKGALIRPYRVMTFESPISGQLKTLNVKTGECIEKGHILATIDPTELKQQLQSQRSKMSQLQTQEQYMQLIQRQRTDTEKVAIASAKASLNQRLQDTQALTPAFYEKGLNAIRQQRISLQQRLNDTLALAPILKDRLFKRQQLLNAGAIAKDTVLQAEQEYKQGLQSVYDIRAQLKQLDVSETEAQQRYLGNLSSVGDLQAQLKELDTRSKRLEQDTLVDLNIRLNQIQEVNRAIAQLEKQVAENSQIVSVNSGCVLEVTAFEGQVASPGTRIMTLNTGGKDTSLIAVSYFDIKDGKQIKPGMTVQITPDSVKRERFGGIVGKITSVSPLPVTKEGANSVVGNSDLVAKLMPTGGGEIEVRAEMEIDASTLSGYKWSSSKGPELNISAGTTTSVRVKVTEQAPITYVLPILREFTGIN, encoded by the coding sequence ATGGCTGAAAATAGAGACAGTATATTTCGCAAGGAGTCACTAGAGCGTTTATCGTCTCCAGAAAGACTGGATCAGCTAATGCAGGTAGTTAGTCCAAAGGATTGGATACCCTTGGCTACTCTGGGCGGTTTAGTGGTGCTTGGGTTAATTTGGAGTATTTTTGGACGCATTCCCATCACGGTGATTGGCAAGGGGGCGCTAATTCGACCTTATCGGGTGATGACTTTTGAGTCCCCGATATCTGGTCAATTGAAGACTTTGAATGTCAAGACTGGTGAATGCATCGAAAAAGGACACATATTAGCCACAATTGACCCCACGGAACTCAAGCAGCAATTGCAGTCCCAGCGTTCAAAAATGTCGCAATTGCAGACACAAGAGCAATATATGCAGTTGATTCAACGACAACGCACCGATACGGAAAAAGTGGCGATCGCATCTGCCAAAGCTAGTTTAAACCAACGGTTGCAGGATACTCAGGCGTTGACACCTGCATTTTATGAAAAAGGCTTAAATGCCATTAGACAACAGCGAATTAGTTTGCAGCAACGCCTAAATGATACATTAGCTCTTGCACCCATACTCAAAGATAGATTGTTTAAGCGTCAGCAACTCTTAAATGCTGGAGCAATAGCCAAAGATACGGTTTTGCAAGCAGAGCAAGAATATAAACAGGGACTCCAAAGTGTATATGATATCAGAGCGCAACTGAAGCAGTTAGACGTGAGCGAGACAGAAGCTCAACAAAGATACTTAGGAAATCTTAGTTCTGTGGGCGATCTTCAAGCTCAATTGAAAGAACTGGATACAAGAAGTAAACGTCTAGAACAAGATACTTTGGTCGATCTCAATATTAGACTCAATCAAATTCAAGAAGTTAATCGTGCGATCGCACAACTCGAAAAACAAGTAGCAGAAAATAGCCAAATTGTCAGCGTTAACAGTGGCTGCGTACTAGAAGTTACAGCTTTTGAGGGACAAGTTGCTAGCCCGGGAACTCGGATTATGACACTGAACACCGGCGGTAAAGACACCTCACTGATTGCTGTCTCCTACTTTGACATCAAAGATGGTAAGCAGATTAAACCAGGAATGACCGTGCAAATCACCCCCGACTCTGTGAAGCGAGAACGCTTTGGTGGCATTGTTGGCAAGATTACCTCTGTTTCCCCCTTACCTGTGACGAAAGAAGGTGCTAATTCTGTTGTTGGCAATTCTGACTTAGTGGCAAAACTCATGCCGACTGGAGGAGGTGAAATAGAAGTACGTGCAGAAATGGAAATAGATGCATCTACATTGAGCGGTTATAAATGGTCTTCTTCCAAGGGACCAGAATTAAACATCTCTGCTGGCACAACTACCAGTGTTCGGGTGAAAGTGACAGAGCAAGCACCAATTACTTATGTCTTGCCTATTTTAAGAGAATTTACAGGTATTAACTAA
- a CDS encoding cyclic nucleotide-binding domain-containing protein, giving the protein MLRQILANFPNFATFKESDIDWMLRVGKVIECHTGELLIQEGQLTIDQLYILLEGELTVFVSQAGGVDDGQEIDRISPGKIVGTLSFIDDRPSSSTVIALENSRVLALPKHLLLKKQEQDTDFAAHFYQMLSVSLSQQLRSLSDFLAKHNVVPGEPLRKVLFVFAILNDGDIDWMIAQGKSQKVTPGTVLIEQGKPVEAVYILLDGTLGIFVSTQQSEIAQKEIAKSFKGEILGEMSFVETGIASATVKASEFSLLLALPQPILAEKLKQDTGFMARFYRAIAVVLVDRLRDRLLRRGFGKLADQLNQLLAEDIEVEDELNLDTLDNTALAGARFDWMIKRLNRQR; this is encoded by the coding sequence ATGCTCAGACAAATTCTAGCTAATTTTCCTAATTTTGCTACCTTCAAGGAAAGTGACATTGATTGGATGCTCCGTGTGGGCAAAGTCATCGAGTGCCATACTGGTGAACTTTTAATTCAAGAAGGTCAATTGACCATTGATCAACTGTACATTTTATTAGAGGGAGAATTAACAGTTTTTGTTTCCCAAGCAGGAGGCGTAGACGATGGGCAAGAAATCGATCGCATATCTCCTGGCAAGATTGTGGGCACTTTATCTTTTATAGATGATCGTCCCTCTTCTAGCACTGTTATTGCTCTAGAAAACTCACGAGTGTTAGCTCTGCCAAAACATTTGTTGCTCAAAAAGCAGGAGCAAGATACAGATTTTGCTGCTCATTTTTATCAAATGCTTTCTGTCTCGCTGTCGCAGCAGTTACGGAGTCTTTCTGATTTCTTGGCAAAGCACAACGTAGTTCCGGGGGAGCCACTACGAAAAGTTTTATTTGTATTTGCCATCTTGAATGATGGTGATATTGATTGGATGATTGCTCAAGGAAAAAGTCAGAAAGTAACTCCGGGTACAGTGCTGATTGAGCAAGGAAAACCCGTTGAGGCAGTGTATATTTTATTAGATGGAACATTGGGAATTTTTGTTTCTACTCAACAGAGTGAAATTGCCCAAAAAGAAATCGCTAAATCATTCAAGGGGGAAATTTTAGGAGAAATGTCTTTTGTGGAAACTGGAATTGCTTCTGCTACAGTTAAGGCATCAGAATTTTCTTTATTGCTGGCATTACCACAGCCAATATTAGCTGAAAAATTGAAGCAAGATACAGGATTTATGGCACGCTTTTATCGAGCGATCGCTGTAGTTTTGGTGGATCGCCTGCGGGACAGACTATTACGGCGTGGGTTTGGCAAGCTGGCTGATCAACTAAACCAACTATTAGCAGAAGATATCGAAGTTGAAGATGAACTCAACTTAGATACTTTAGACAACACAGCCCTAGCTGGAGCTAGATTTGATTGGATGATTAAACGTCTTAACAGACAACGTTAA
- a CDS encoding DUF928 domain-containing protein codes for MTWINKVLHLTTVPFSLGLSIISAFPGLAEAESQLSLTVSPAVKNWKISQNFIPPNRGTPMTTAGGGTRSSCTQQSKKVLTPLIPQKKLGLTLSERPNFYWFVPQITAQTAEFSLLDNKGDIVYETTFALPSKPGIIGFSLPSNAPSLEVGKQYQWYLAIACRPEETDEKLIVSGWVERTKATPELLIKLATTDSKQLSSVYATAGIWHEALNTVVQQRCTSPKERTVFANWQALLSSVGLKNVVAEPLVNSCTSNNKGLPI; via the coding sequence ATGACTTGGATAAATAAAGTTCTGCATCTGACAACAGTTCCCTTCTCTCTAGGATTATCGATTATTTCTGCTTTCCCCGGATTGGCTGAAGCTGAATCGCAGCTAAGTTTAACAGTTTCACCGGCAGTTAAGAACTGGAAGATTAGTCAAAATTTTATCCCACCGAATCGGGGAACGCCCATGACTACTGCTGGAGGAGGAACCCGTAGTTCCTGTACTCAACAAAGTAAGAAGGTGTTAACCCCCTTAATACCTCAGAAAAAATTGGGCTTGACCCTGAGTGAGCGCCCAAATTTCTACTGGTTTGTGCCACAAATTACTGCACAAACTGCGGAATTTTCACTACTAGATAACAAGGGAGATATAGTCTATGAAACGACTTTTGCGCTTCCTAGCAAACCGGGAATTATCGGGTTTAGTCTCCCATCCAATGCGCCAAGCCTGGAAGTTGGTAAACAGTATCAGTGGTATTTAGCGATCGCTTGCCGTCCTGAAGAAACAGATGAAAAGCTGATTGTCTCCGGGTGGGTAGAACGAACCAAAGCCACTCCAGAACTGTTGATCAAGCTAGCGACCACAGATTCAAAGCAACTTTCAAGCGTTTACGCCACAGCCGGTATTTGGCACGAAGCTCTGAATACTGTAGTCCAGCAACGTTGTACTTCCCCCAAAGAACGCACAGTATTCGCTAATTGGCAAGCATTATTAAGCTCTGTAGGGTTAAAAAATGTAGTTGCAGAACCGCTGGTTAATAGCTGCACATCCAATAATAAGGGACTTCCAATTTAA
- a CDS encoding CHASE2 domain-containing protein has product MWSQLKRKLWQWRGIFIAAPSMGAFVLILRLTGLLQMLELAALDQMFLLRFPEAVDSRIVIVEINESDVQTLGKSGQWPLPDGMLAKILENLKQQKPSAIGLDLYRDLPVQPGHQSLVKVFESTPNLIGIQKVAESIDSSAVAPPPVLKKRGQVGANDFPLDGDGKVRRSLIYLADKNGENVFSFAFKLAYLYLNERNISVGQTEDYLVKTGDVIFPLFQGNDGGYIRAEDQGYQVLLNYRSSIQRFQRISVMDVLDNRIPKDLVRGRIVLIGPTSESLKDLFYTPYSSTILTAPKRMAGVTIHANAISQIISATLDNRSLIKTWSKPQEWLWILSWSLIGATLIWQQRYSGSSKKRSLLPIASIMLSGCCLVSVSYLAFLTGWWIPVVPPLITLIGSALGVTAYVAHTAGEIRKTFGRYLTKEVVANLLENPEGLKLGGERKKITMLTSDLRGFTATAERLLAEEAIKIINLYLGYMADVITQYQGTIDEFMGDGILVLFGAPIARENDATRAIACAVAMQLAMKSVNEKIQQLGFPQLEMGIGINTAEVIVGNIGSDKRTKYGIIGHQVNLTYRIESYTVGGQIFVSESTINEAGSIVEIIGQREVQAKGVKLPITIYDVGGIAGNYNLYLPKEEEEVFFNLPTAILLNYTVLDGKNVDGTVIKGKLVKLSAKGAQICSESTASAVVLQPLTNIKLNFFMSENAEDSEDIYGKILEKPDETDSFYIRFTSIPPTVEAELSRIRLLEK; this is encoded by the coding sequence ATGTGGAGTCAACTCAAACGAAAACTTTGGCAATGGCGCGGTATCTTCATCGCTGCTCCGAGTATGGGAGCATTTGTGCTGATATTGCGCTTAACTGGACTGCTGCAAATGTTGGAATTGGCAGCGCTGGATCAAATGTTTCTGCTGCGGTTTCCGGAAGCTGTTGACTCGCGCATTGTCATTGTGGAAATTAATGAATCAGATGTTCAAACACTGGGAAAAAGTGGACAGTGGCCGCTTCCTGATGGCATGCTGGCAAAAATTTTAGAGAATTTGAAACAACAAAAACCAAGCGCTATTGGTCTTGACCTTTATCGAGATTTACCAGTGCAACCTGGTCATCAGTCGTTAGTCAAAGTGTTTGAGTCTACACCAAATTTAATTGGTATCCAGAAAGTCGCCGAAAGTATCGATAGTTCTGCTGTTGCTCCACCTCCAGTGTTAAAAAAGCGGGGACAAGTTGGAGCCAATGATTTTCCGCTAGATGGCGATGGTAAAGTGCGGCGTAGCTTAATTTATTTAGCCGATAAAAATGGCGAAAATGTGTTTAGTTTTGCTTTTAAACTTGCCTATCTTTATCTCAATGAGCGAAATATTTCTGTTGGGCAAACAGAAGATTATTTAGTAAAAACAGGTGATGTAATTTTCCCATTATTTCAAGGGAATGATGGTGGTTATATCCGGGCTGAAGACCAAGGTTATCAGGTACTGCTAAATTATCGCAGTTCTATTCAGCGCTTTCAACGCATATCCGTGATGGATGTGTTAGATAACCGCATTCCTAAAGACTTAGTACGTGGGCGGATTGTTTTGATTGGCCCCACATCTGAAAGTCTGAAAGACCTATTTTATACACCTTACAGTAGCACTATTTTAACAGCACCTAAACGGATGGCTGGAGTAACGATTCATGCCAATGCTATCAGCCAAATTATCAGCGCTACTTTAGATAATCGTTCTTTAATTAAGACTTGGAGTAAGCCCCAGGAATGGTTGTGGATTTTGAGTTGGTCATTGATTGGTGCAACCTTAATTTGGCAACAAAGATATAGTGGCAGTTCTAAGAAGCGATCGCTATTACCTATTGCGAGTATAATGCTTTCGGGGTGCTGTCTTGTAAGTGTTAGTTATCTGGCTTTTCTTACAGGTTGGTGGATTCCAGTAGTTCCACCATTAATAACATTAATTGGGTCGGCACTCGGTGTGACTGCTTATGTCGCGCACACAGCAGGGGAGATTCGTAAAACTTTTGGTCGTTATCTAACTAAAGAAGTGGTCGCCAATTTGCTGGAAAATCCTGAAGGTCTTAAACTTGGCGGCGAACGCAAAAAAATTACCATGCTCACTTCGGATCTCCGAGGTTTTACAGCTACGGCTGAACGATTACTGGCTGAAGAAGCGATTAAAATTATTAACCTTTATCTGGGATATATGGCGGATGTGATTACCCAGTATCAAGGAACTATTGATGAGTTTATGGGCGATGGGATTTTAGTTTTGTTCGGCGCTCCGATTGCGAGAGAAAATGATGCCACTAGAGCCATTGCTTGCGCTGTCGCTATGCAGTTAGCAATGAAGTCTGTGAACGAAAAAATACAGCAACTGGGATTTCCACAATTGGAAATGGGCATTGGGATTAATACTGCTGAAGTGATAGTAGGTAATATTGGCTCTGATAAACGTACTAAATATGGGATTATCGGTCATCAAGTTAATTTGACTTATCGGATTGAATCTTATACTGTCGGCGGACAAATTTTTGTTTCGGAATCAACCATTAATGAAGCTGGTTCAATTGTCGAAATTATTGGACAAAGGGAGGTACAAGCAAAAGGGGTGAAGCTACCGATAACAATTTATGATGTTGGGGGAATTGCTGGAAACTACAACCTTTATCTTCCTAAAGAAGAAGAAGAAGTGTTTTTTAACTTGCCGACAGCAATTTTGCTAAATTATACGGTCTTGGATGGTAAGAATGTGGATGGCACCGTAATTAAGGGTAAGTTAGTTAAGCTTTCAGCCAAGGGAGCACAAATCTGCTCGGAATCGACTGCATCCGCTGTGGTTTTACAGCCACTAACTAACATTAAACTTAACTTTTTTATGTCTGAAAATGCGGAAGATAGCGAAGATATATATGGTAAAATTTTAGAAAAACCAGATGAAACTGATAGTTTTTATATTCGCTTTACTAGCATTCCACCAACAGTGGAAGCAGAATTGAGCAGGATACGTTTATTGGAAAAATAA
- a CDS encoding NHLP bacteriocin export ABC transporter permease/ATPase subunit, which produces MRDSQLRLEGSQSLILDDPQIGWRIESGAIALFVVPSKLGIEESRRYLFTVEAGEALFGIAGTLTSEGNFYQILAVAMAETVLLQLTPQDCEQWMSVGKDEAEKLLASVRTWCAHICDHHLVIPPVIFNPDKIQTWESIQTILSELHRDFIAVLAQRQQEELAAKLTQFQEREKLNRQVTVSALGALASVLKPKQAELIEEGTSLLMAAGAVGRALGIKIQPPARSEDMQRIKEPLEAIARASRIRIRRVLLNDQWWKKDCGPLLAYINADNRPVAVLPVAADKYEIFDPENHARIPISDRTARMLAPSAYMFYRPLPDKYLKVLDFLQFAVHGQIRELIIILLTGVVAALLGMLVPQATAILIDSAIPDADRSLLTQIGFGLLATSFGTMVFELAQGFALLRLESKTSTDTQAALWDRLLNLKVSFFREYSIGDLQSRVSAITQIRQKLSDTVLRTIFTSFFSLLNLGLLFFYNSMLALVALAVATLTIIITTVSGVFTRQKMRPLEELEGDIFGLTVQMIDGVSKLRVTGAEDRAFAHWAKKYSRQLKLKLSTELIEDVLAVFNTMMPTVSSIMIFCVAVFLISQTQVPGKTGLSTGTFLGFNTAFVIFISGATKLSNTLVNIADISILWERAKPILDAQPEIDLSKTDPGRLRGQVKIEHITFRYRANGVLNLDDVTIQAEPGEFIALVGPSGSGKSTIIRLLLGFETPENGSVYYDGQDLSGIDISAVRRQIGVVLQNGRINSASIYDNIASGALVTMDEAWKAAQRAGFADDIQSMPMEMHTVISEGGSNLSGGQRQRLLIARALVLNPRILIFDEATSALDNRTQAIVSESLDELQVTRIVIAHRLSTIRNADRIYVLEAGRIVQQGKFDQLVNRHGLFATLMARQMG; this is translated from the coding sequence ATGAGAGATTCCCAGTTACGGCTCGAAGGTAGCCAGTCCTTAATATTGGACGATCCACAAATAGGTTGGCGGATTGAGTCGGGTGCGATCGCACTATTTGTCGTTCCCAGTAAACTAGGGATTGAGGAGTCACGGCGTTATCTATTCACTGTGGAAGCTGGGGAAGCGCTGTTCGGGATCGCAGGGACTTTAACCTCGGAGGGCAATTTCTATCAAATCCTGGCAGTAGCGATGGCAGAAACGGTGCTGTTGCAGCTAACGCCCCAAGACTGTGAGCAATGGATGAGTGTGGGCAAAGATGAGGCAGAAAAACTGCTAGCGTCGGTTCGGACTTGGTGTGCACATATCTGTGATCATCATCTAGTCATCCCACCAGTTATCTTCAATCCTGACAAAATTCAAACTTGGGAAAGCATCCAAACTATACTGAGTGAACTTCACAGGGATTTTATTGCAGTTCTGGCTCAACGGCAACAGGAAGAATTAGCAGCGAAATTGACTCAATTTCAAGAACGGGAAAAACTCAACCGTCAGGTAACAGTGAGTGCCTTGGGAGCCTTGGCATCAGTTCTGAAGCCAAAGCAAGCTGAATTGATCGAGGAAGGTACATCTCTGCTGATGGCAGCAGGAGCCGTGGGGCGGGCGTTAGGAATTAAGATCCAACCGCCGGCGCGTTCAGAAGATATGCAGCGGATTAAAGAACCACTGGAAGCGATCGCACGAGCATCCCGAATTCGCATCCGACGGGTGTTGCTGAATGACCAATGGTGGAAAAAAGATTGTGGCCCCCTACTGGCATACATTAATGCTGATAACCGTCCTGTGGCAGTGCTACCAGTAGCAGCAGACAAGTACGAAATATTTGACCCAGAGAATCATGCTCGCATCCCAATTAGCGATCGCACTGCGAGGATGCTGGCTCCCAGTGCCTACATGTTCTATCGCCCCCTACCAGATAAATACTTAAAAGTTCTTGATTTCTTACAATTTGCCGTACATGGGCAGATTAGAGAACTAATAATCATCCTGCTGACAGGTGTCGTCGCTGCTCTGTTAGGGATGTTAGTTCCCCAAGCAACTGCCATCTTAATCGATTCAGCCATTCCTGATGCCGACCGAAGCTTATTAACGCAGATCGGATTTGGTCTATTAGCAACTAGTTTTGGCACAATGGTTTTTGAACTAGCTCAAGGGTTTGCCCTGCTGAGATTAGAAAGCAAAACCAGCACCGACACCCAAGCAGCACTATGGGATAGATTGTTAAACCTCAAAGTCTCCTTCTTTCGAGAATATTCCATTGGAGACTTACAATCTCGTGTCTCTGCCATCACTCAGATTCGCCAGAAACTCAGCGATACTGTACTGCGGACAATTTTCACCAGCTTTTTCTCCCTCCTCAACCTAGGACTGTTATTTTTCTACAATTCAATGCTGGCTTTAGTTGCTCTAGCAGTAGCAACACTGACCATCATCATCACCACCGTCTCCGGCGTGTTTACCCGCCAGAAAATGCGTCCATTAGAAGAATTAGAAGGAGATATTTTCGGACTCACCGTGCAGATGATTGATGGAGTATCTAAACTGCGAGTCACCGGTGCAGAAGACAGGGCATTTGCCCATTGGGCAAAAAAGTACAGTCGGCAACTAAAACTCAAGCTGAGTACAGAGTTGATTGAAGACGTATTAGCTGTATTTAATACAATGATGCCAACCGTCAGCTCGATCATGATTTTTTGCGTTGCCGTATTCTTGATTTCCCAAACTCAAGTTCCGGGAAAAACAGGATTATCTACAGGCACATTCCTCGGATTTAATACAGCATTTGTGATCTTTATCAGCGGCGCCACGAAGCTGAGTAATACTCTAGTCAACATTGCAGACATCAGCATTCTCTGGGAACGGGCCAAGCCGATTCTTGATGCTCAACCAGAAATCGACCTCAGCAAAACCGATCCTGGGCGGTTAAGGGGTCAAGTCAAAATCGAGCACATCACATTTCGTTATCGGGCAAATGGTGTCTTGAATTTAGATGATGTAACAATTCAGGCAGAACCAGGAGAATTTATTGCCTTAGTCGGGCCATCTGGCAGCGGGAAATCAACAATTATTCGCCTATTATTGGGGTTTGAAACTCCAGAAAATGGCTCTGTATACTATGATGGTCAAGACTTATCAGGAATAGATATCTCGGCAGTCCGCCGACAAATTGGTGTTGTATTGCAAAACGGTCGAATTAATAGCGCCTCGATTTATGACAATATTGCTAGCGGTGCATTGGTGACAATGGACGAAGCTTGGAAAGCTGCACAGCGGGCTGGATTTGCCGATGATATTCAATCAATGCCGATGGAGATGCATACAGTCATTTCTGAAGGAGGTTCAAACCTTTCTGGTGGACAAAGACAACGACTGTTAATCGCCCGTGCTTTAGTATTAAATCCGAGAATCCTGATTTTTGATGAAGCTACTAGCGCTTTAGATAATCGCACCCAAGCGATAGTTAGTGAAAGCTTAGATGAGTTGCAGGTAACACGGATAGTTATTGCCCATCGCCTCAGCACCATTCGCAACGCTGACCGAATTTATGTGCTGGAAGCAGGTCGAATTGTCCAGCAGGGTAAGTTTGATCAGTTAGTGAATCGGCATGGTTTATTTGCTACGCTCATGGCGCGGCAAATGGGATAA